One Syntrophorhabdaceae bacterium genomic window, CGGGTATCAGGCAGACTACACCGGCAGGGTTGGTGAACACATTGAGGCCGGCATCCCTCAAATCGGCCACCATCTTTCCTGACTCCGCGTTGAGGATGTGGGCCTCTTTGGTGAGCATCGCGTTTGCCTCAGTCATCGGGTCTTTGATGTACACGTATTCCACACCGTCGAGATAAGGTTTGCCTTTCTGCCAGTAACCAGGGAACTTCTTGAAGACCGCACGAACGTCACGTTCAAAGCTTACAAATTCAAAGGGACCGGTGCCTATCGGGGCCCATCGGATGCCCTCCAAGCCTTTGGTTTTATAAGCGGTGGGCGAAACCATACCGGACGTAATCACGGAAGCAAAACGGCTAAGAACAGTATTCTGATATTCCGTAAGGTTCACTTTCACCGTATAGTTGTCGATAACCTCGATAGATGCCCACGCGTCTGTCCCCGGGAGCTTGGCGGCCTTCGTTGCCTCCAGATTGAACTTGACCGCTTCACCGTCGAAATCCGTGCCATCGTGAAACTTTACCCCCTTTCTCAAGGTGAAGGTGATCGAACTTTTGTCAGGCGCAATCTTCCAGGCTGTGGCCAGCAGCGGTTCTATACGACCATCATAGTATTGACGTACCAGAGTCTCGATTGCCGGGGTCGACGCGACTACGGACTCACCCACCGTTTCCGCCGGCCATCCGAAGGGAGTTTTGGGACCAGCGGCCTCGATGATCTTGAGAACCCCACCGTACTGTGGCTGCGGCGCATTTGTCAATGCCGGTTTGGCTGGAGTTTTGGGTGTTATCTTGTCGGCTGTCTGCCCGGGGCTACCAATGAACATCAGAGAGACCGTCACAATAAGACAACCCAGGAATCTTAGCACTTTCAAAGAACCCTTTGTCCGCATAGTCGTTCCTCCTGATCAGTTTTCTACAACTCCGCCCGGCTTTGAACAGGTAAAGTTGTCGTTTCTCGTAACTT contains:
- a CDS encoding ABC transporter substrate-binding protein gives rise to the protein MRTKGSLKVLRFLGCLIVTVSLMFIGSPGQTADKITPKTPAKPALTNAPQPQYGGVLKIIEAAGPKTPFGWPAETVGESVVASTPAIETLVRQYYDGRIEPLLATAWKIAPDKSSITFTLRKGVKFHDGTDFDGEAVKFNLEATKAAKLPGTDAWASIEVIDNYTVKVNLTEYQNTVLSRFASVITSGMVSPTAYKTKGLEGIRWAPIGTGPFEFVSFERDVRAVFKKFPGYWQKGKPYLDGVEYVYIKDPMTEANAMLTKEAHILNAESGKMVADLRDAGLNVFTNPAGVVCLIPDSANADSPLADKRVREAVEYAIDKEAIAKAKSYGFWTAAYQLPPIGTLAYDRNFQDRKYNVQKAKQLLTQAGYAKGMKIKILPQPWAVDPDVALGIQGYLAKVGITADVEVLDQGKFTDYRRKGWKNGFLLMAIGYRPNFLQFITEYLGPTSADFPSLKKPAGEAALLKEGLSTTNPEFPKIQKVLKLIQADTTLIPVHVTVRACVYQKNVHDTNHLKLATWPFWTPETAWLSK